From Lycium ferocissimum isolate CSIRO_LF1 chromosome 12, AGI_CSIRO_Lferr_CH_V1, whole genome shotgun sequence, one genomic window encodes:
- the LOC132039376 gene encoding uncharacterized protein LOC132039376, translating into YGVKSVYAFKLDTGRGVPIRFNPRNGRSIITYRDGSKIYVDGEPKDSLIKPITRILVGVAVVTILIVLLVIRDPPEWAKKLNLSDGRIPPWLLACAFVAFTRMRKRARDFFESWRK; encoded by the exons TACGGGGTTAAATCTGTTTATGCATTTAAGCTTGATACGGGTCGGGGCGTCCCGATCCGGTTTAATCCACGTAATGGACGGTCAATAATTACTTATCGTGATGGGTCAAAGATTTACGTTGATGGAGAGCCTAag GACTCGTTAATCAAACCTATTACCAGGATATTGGTCGGGGTTGCTGTGGTAACCATACTTATAGTATTACTGGTGATAAGAGACCCTCCAGAGTGGGCAAAAAAATTGAATCTCTCTGATGGCCGTATCCCTCCATGGCTTCTGGCTTGTGCTTTTGTTGCCTTCACACGCATGAGGAAGAGAGCCAGGGATTTCTTCGAAAGTTGGCGAAAATAA